A DNA window from Danio aesculapii chromosome 1, fDanAes4.1, whole genome shotgun sequence contains the following coding sequences:
- the stra6l gene encoding STRA6-like isoform X2 yields MVECQNGISVDLFLHCTLVPSVFIMFLLSLVQRRARAQPFEDRFPYLKGRFGIVVPLDFIGSLSNRWSYGFAFGAIAPSVIQLFSESYAPFYVPNWAKAIVYLIGAIEVGVAYMPFFACLSTPHRVLGGVLGLLYTLMWLIVRLYDTISCPAGKVNLGPYEKPIILWPFYLCLFFLLGRFVYIIVKAVRIHLKLQADENEEDLHSHQFRYVQTLLRRPPESPQPKSWFRRKVYDWDPYFKFPNRMIGTSIISFIGLYMMTLADYRLSEYTFDKLDSLKDSLEQIALSCNQTESVFTYLIPSINEFSIVARRSWLATTIFSTLTSVTYTFHVLVCYRKHLKRLWRGQKSFLPEKFHKPSPAVSVAAITRYSGWQIAFTLWGFLIVHFVQFLFALMFVYGVVLPIQKGHILSWLANVGIILLTIFIVIALVVLQIILVQVFFLQDKLSPEDKEKPLAINNRKAFHSFNYFFFFYNVIMGLSNCILRLVSSCIVGTWLVSRIDRTIMQRGYESMDPGYSTWIGMIFADHYHSNPVMVSFCHLLLGRTLEKGGPAASSYATFSNNTGCSVGGRVRLRWLVLTTLLRNPSLILLRKTKKLPQTDSPDPLLLARAITSQAQQADAVCNKTAETEPAPLDI; encoded by the exons AT GGTGGAATGTCAGAATGGGATTTCAGTGGATTTATTCCTTCATTGCACTCTTGTTCCTTCT GTCTTCATTATGTTTCTGCTCTCATTAGTACAGCGGCGAGCGAGGGCTCAGCCTTTTGAGGACCGCTTTCCATATCTCAAGGGTAGATTCGGCATTGTGGT GCCATTAGACTTCATTGGCAGTCTAAGTAACCGATGGTCTTACGGTTTTGCATTTGGTGCCATTGCTCCCAGCGTGATTCAGCTCTTCTCTGAGTCCTACGCACCATTTTATGTGCCTAATTGGGCTAAAG CCATTGTGTACTTGATAGGAGCGATAGAAGTTGGTGTGGCCTACATGCCGTTCTTTGCTTGTCTTTCAACACCACACCGAGTGCTAGGAGGGGTTTTAGGTCTTCTCTACACACTCATGTG GCTCATTGTGAGACTGTATGACACGATAAGCTGTCCTGCTGGAAAGGTTA ATTTAGGTCCTTATGAGAAACCAATCATCCTGTGGCCGTTCTACCTGTGTCTGTTTTTCCTGCTGGGACGGTTTGTTTACATCATTGTGAAGGCAGTAAGAATCCATCTGAAGCTACAAGCCGATGAG AATGAAGAGGATCTCCATTCCCATCAGTTCAGATATGTACAAACTCTACTGAGACGTCCTCCTGAAAG CCCACAACCGAAGAGTTGGTTCAGAAGAAAAGTGTACGACTGGGATCCATACTTTAAATTCCCTAACAGAATGATTGGCACATCCATTATCTCCTTTATTGGCTTGTACATG ATGACACTAGCAGACTACAGATTGAGCGAGTACACCTTTGACAAACTGGACTCTTTGAAGGACTCACTTGAACAGATAGCATTGTCCTGCAATCAGACTGAGAGTGTGTTCACATACCTCATTCCCAGCATCAATGAGTTCAGCATTGTTGCACGAA gGTCTTGGTTGGCGACAACCATTTTTTCCACGCTGACATCTGTTACTTACACATTTCATGTGCTGGTATGTTACAG GAAACATTTGAAGAGGTTGTGGAGGGGACAGAAGTCTTTTCTTCCAGAGAAGTTTCATAAGCCAAGTCCTGCAGTCAGTGTG GCTGCCATAACAAGATATTCAGGCTGGCAGATTGCTTTCACTCTGTGGG GGTTTCTGATAGTTCACTTCGTACAGTTTCTGTTTGCCTTAATGTTTGTGTATGGAGTTGTTTTACCAATCCAGAAAGGACACATTCTCAGCTGGCTTGCCAATGTAGGCATCATTCT GTTGACAATATTTATAGTGATAGCTTTGGTGGTCCTGCAGATTATTTTGGTCCAAGTGTTTTTCCTGCAGGACAAACTCTCACCTGAAGACAAAGAAAAGCCCCTTGCGATAAACAATAG AAAAGCATTCCACAGCTTCAATTACTTTTTCTTCTTCTATAATGTGATTATGGGGTTGAGCAACTGCATTTTACGCCTTGTGAGCAGCTGCATTGTGGGAACATGGCTGGTGTCACGGATTGATAGGACCATCATGCAACGGGGCTATGAATCCATGGATCCAG GATACAGTACATGGATAGGAATGATTTTTGCTGATCATTACCACAGTAACCCAGTTATGGTGTCTTTCTGCCATCTGCTGCTTGGCAGAACACTGGAGAAAGGAGGACCTGCAGCGTCTTCCTATGCAACATTTAGCAATAAcacag GGTGTTCAGTAGGGGGCAGAGTACGCCTGCGCTGGCTTGTCCTTACAACACTGCTGAGGAATCCTTCACTCATCCTGCTGAGAAAGACAAAGAAACTGCCACAGACCGACAGTCCTGACCCGCTCCTCTTGGCCCGAGCCATCACCTCACAGGCTCAACAAGCAGATGCAGTCTGTAACAAAACTGCTGAGACAGAACCAGCACCGCTAGACATCTGA
- the stra6l gene encoding STRA6-like isoform X1 — translation MTTVFKFFFLIADLGPYEKPIILWPFYLCLFFLLGRFVYIIVKAVRIHLKLQADENEEDLHSHQFRYVQTLLRRPPESPQPKSWFRRKVYDWDPYFKFPNRMIGTSIISFIGLYMMTLADYRLSEYTFDKLDSLKDSLEQIALSCNQTESVFTYLIPSINEFSIVARRSWLATTIFSTLTSVTYTFHVLVCYRKHLKRLWRGQKSFLPEKFHKPSPAVSVAAITRYSGWQIAFTLWGFLIVHFVQFLFALMFVYGVVLPIQKGHILSWLANVGIILLTIFIVIALVVLQIILVQVFFLQDKLSPEDKEKPLAINNRKAFHSFNYFFFFYNVIMGLSNCILRLVSSCIVGTWLVSRIDRTIMQRGYESMDPGYSTWIGMIFADHYHSNPVMVSFCHLLLGRTLEKGGPAASSYATFSNNTGNRTAANDFSADSQNSDQNKEDELRKKLVLHTGCSVGGRVRLRWLVLTTLLRNPSLILLRKTKKLPQTDSPDPLLLARAITSQAQQADAVCNKTAETEPAPLDI, via the exons ATGACaacagtatttaaatttttttttctgattgcagATTTAGGTCCTTATGAGAAACCAATCATCCTGTGGCCGTTCTACCTGTGTCTGTTTTTCCTGCTGGGACGGTTTGTTTACATCATTGTGAAGGCAGTAAGAATCCATCTGAAGCTACAAGCCGATGAG AATGAAGAGGATCTCCATTCCCATCAGTTCAGATATGTACAAACTCTACTGAGACGTCCTCCTGAAAG CCCACAACCGAAGAGTTGGTTCAGAAGAAAAGTGTACGACTGGGATCCATACTTTAAATTCCCTAACAGAATGATTGGCACATCCATTATCTCCTTTATTGGCTTGTACATG ATGACACTAGCAGACTACAGATTGAGCGAGTACACCTTTGACAAACTGGACTCTTTGAAGGACTCACTTGAACAGATAGCATTGTCCTGCAATCAGACTGAGAGTGTGTTCACATACCTCATTCCCAGCATCAATGAGTTCAGCATTGTTGCACGAA gGTCTTGGTTGGCGACAACCATTTTTTCCACGCTGACATCTGTTACTTACACATTTCATGTGCTGGTATGTTACAG GAAACATTTGAAGAGGTTGTGGAGGGGACAGAAGTCTTTTCTTCCAGAGAAGTTTCATAAGCCAAGTCCTGCAGTCAGTGTG GCTGCCATAACAAGATATTCAGGCTGGCAGATTGCTTTCACTCTGTGGG GGTTTCTGATAGTTCACTTCGTACAGTTTCTGTTTGCCTTAATGTTTGTGTATGGAGTTGTTTTACCAATCCAGAAAGGACACATTCTCAGCTGGCTTGCCAATGTAGGCATCATTCT GTTGACAATATTTATAGTGATAGCTTTGGTGGTCCTGCAGATTATTTTGGTCCAAGTGTTTTTCCTGCAGGACAAACTCTCACCTGAAGACAAAGAAAAGCCCCTTGCGATAAACAATAG AAAAGCATTCCACAGCTTCAATTACTTTTTCTTCTTCTATAATGTGATTATGGGGTTGAGCAACTGCATTTTACGCCTTGTGAGCAGCTGCATTGTGGGAACATGGCTGGTGTCACGGATTGATAGGACCATCATGCAACGGGGCTATGAATCCATGGATCCAG GATACAGTACATGGATAGGAATGATTTTTGCTGATCATTACCACAGTAACCCAGTTATGGTGTCTTTCTGCCATCTGCTGCTTGGCAGAACACTGGAGAAAGGAGGACCTGCAGCGTCTTCCTATGCAACATTTAGCAATAAcacag GGAACCGCACTGCGGCGAATGATTTCAGTGCCGACAGTCAAAATTCAGATCAAAACAAAGAGGATGAGCTTCGtaagaaactagtgctacacacag GGTGTTCAGTAGGGGGCAGAGTACGCCTGCGCTGGCTTGTCCTTACAACACTGCTGAGGAATCCTTCACTCATCCTGCTGAGAAAGACAAAGAAACTGCCACAGACCGACAGTCCTGACCCGCTCCTCTTGGCCCGAGCCATCACCTCACAGGCTCAACAAGCAGATGCAGTCTGTAACAAAACTGCTGAGACAGAACCAGCACCGCTAGACATCTGA